One part of the Arthrobacter sp. EM1 genome encodes these proteins:
- the glmS gene encoding glutamine--fructose-6-phosphate transaminase (isomerizing), with the protein MCGIVGYVGHSAGRVNTGHNALDVVLEGLRRLEYRGYDSAGIAVVADGTISSRKKSGKLSNLIAELEANPLPDSLTGIGHTRWATHGGPTDQNAHPHLSDGGKLAVIHNGIIENFAELKLELVHKGVTFLSETDTEVAAALLGDIYRNQLQGDPANGGLTKAMQLACQRLEGAFTLLAVHADQPDVVVAARRNSPLVVGLGDGENFLGSDVSGFIDYTRRAVELGQDQIVTITADTVEITDFYGAPAEGKEYHVNWDPASAEKGGFPSFMEKEIHDQPDAVLQTLLGRSDINGKLTLDELRVDPELLKNVNKIIVLACGTSAYAGQVAKYAIEHWCRIPTEVELSHEFRYRDPIVDENTLIVSISQSGETMDTLMAVRYAKEQGAKTVSICNTNGSTIPRESDAVLYTHAGPEIAVASTKAFLAQITAAYLLGLYLAQLRGNKFQGEIKDILADLNKIPAKIQQILDNEAQIKELGQSMADAKSVLFLGRHVGFPVAMEGALKLKELAYIHAEGFAAGELKHGPIALIEEGQPVFVVVPSPRGRDSLHAKVVSNIQEVRARGAKTIVIAEEGDEAVKAYAEHVFYIPETPTLLAPLLSTVPLQIFALALASAKGYDVDQPRNLAKSVTVE; encoded by the coding sequence ATGTGTGGAATCGTTGGATATGTGGGCCACTCCGCTGGCCGGGTAAATACTGGACACAATGCTCTGGACGTTGTCCTTGAGGGACTGCGGCGCTTGGAATACCGGGGCTACGACTCTGCAGGGATCGCCGTAGTGGCGGACGGAACCATTTCATCGCGCAAAAAGTCGGGCAAGCTGAGCAACTTGATCGCCGAACTTGAGGCCAACCCGCTGCCTGACTCGCTGACCGGCATCGGTCACACTCGATGGGCAACCCACGGCGGTCCGACGGACCAGAACGCGCACCCGCACCTCTCCGACGGGGGCAAGCTGGCCGTCATCCACAACGGCATCATCGAAAACTTCGCCGAACTCAAGCTGGAACTCGTGCACAAGGGAGTGACTTTCCTCTCCGAGACGGACACCGAAGTCGCTGCGGCCCTCCTGGGCGATATCTACCGGAATCAACTCCAGGGCGACCCCGCCAACGGCGGCCTCACCAAAGCCATGCAGCTTGCCTGCCAGCGCCTGGAAGGTGCGTTTACCCTCCTCGCCGTCCACGCGGACCAGCCCGATGTTGTGGTGGCAGCCCGCCGGAACTCCCCGCTCGTCGTCGGACTCGGTGACGGCGAGAATTTTCTCGGCTCGGACGTCTCCGGGTTCATCGACTACACCCGGCGCGCCGTCGAACTCGGCCAGGACCAGATCGTCACCATCACCGCAGACACCGTGGAAATCACCGACTTCTACGGCGCCCCGGCCGAGGGCAAGGAATACCACGTCAACTGGGATCCGGCTTCGGCGGAAAAGGGCGGCTTCCCGTCCTTTATGGAAAAAGAAATCCACGACCAGCCGGACGCCGTCCTGCAGACCCTGTTGGGCCGCTCGGACATCAACGGCAAGCTGACCCTCGACGAGCTCCGGGTAGATCCGGAACTGCTCAAGAACGTCAACAAGATCATCGTCCTCGCCTGCGGCACCTCCGCCTACGCCGGCCAGGTCGCCAAGTACGCGATCGAGCACTGGTGCCGGATCCCGACCGAGGTGGAGCTCTCGCACGAATTCCGCTACCGCGACCCGATTGTGGACGAGAACACCCTGATCGTCTCGATTTCCCAGTCCGGCGAGACCATGGACACCCTGATGGCCGTCCGTTACGCCAAGGAACAGGGCGCCAAAACGGTCTCGATCTGCAACACCAACGGGTCCACAATCCCGCGTGAGTCCGACGCCGTGCTGTACACCCACGCCGGGCCGGAAATCGCCGTCGCCTCCACCAAGGCTTTCCTGGCGCAGATCACCGCCGCCTACCTCCTGGGCCTCTACCTGGCCCAGCTGCGCGGCAACAAGTTCCAGGGCGAGATCAAGGACATCCTCGCGGACCTGAACAAGATCCCGGCCAAGATCCAGCAGATCCTCGACAACGAAGCACAGATCAAGGAACTCGGCCAGTCCATGGCGGACGCCAAATCCGTCCTGTTCCTGGGCCGCCACGTCGGCTTCCCCGTGGCAATGGAGGGTGCGCTCAAGCTCAAGGAACTCGCCTACATCCACGCCGAGGGTTTTGCCGCCGGTGAACTCAAGCACGGCCCGATCGCCCTGATCGAAGAGGGCCAGCCCGTGTTTGTGGTGGTTCCCTCGCCCCGCGGCCGCGACTCGCTGCACGCCAAGGTTGTCTCCAACATCCAGGAGGTCCGGGCCCGCGGCGCCAAGACCATCGTCATCGCGGAAGAAGGCGACGAGGCTGTCAAGGCATACGCCGAGCATGTCTTCTACATCCCCGAAACCCCCACGCTGCTGGCACCGCTGCTCAGTACCGTTCCACTGCAGATCTTTGCCCTTGCCCTGGCCTCCGCCAAGGGTTACGACGTGGACCAGCCTCGCAACCTGGCCAAGAGCGTGACCGTAGAATAG
- the coaA gene encoding type I pantothenate kinase, whose product MTLQRNDANGDGVSPFVELDRQTWSRLAAQMEQPLNREDVLRLRGLGDPLDIKEVREVYLPLSRLLHLYVEAAGQLHAATTTFLGEQTQRTPFVIGVAGSVAVGKSTIARVLREMLRRWPGTPNVELITTDGFLYPLAELKRRQLLERKGFPESYDRRALLRFVSEIKGGAEEVRAPWYSHVTYDIVPGKEVVVRRPDVLIVEGLNVLAPARPRQDGRQGLALSDFFDFSIYVDAKTSYIEEWYVDRFRTLRTTAFAQPESYFHRYATLSDAEAEQTARDIWKRINEPNLEENVLPTRGRAQLVLTKDADHSIRRMLLRKV is encoded by the coding sequence GTGACTTTGCAACGCAATGATGCGAACGGCGACGGCGTCTCCCCGTTCGTGGAGCTGGACCGGCAGACCTGGTCCCGGCTCGCTGCCCAGATGGAGCAGCCCCTCAACCGGGAGGACGTGCTCCGTCTCCGTGGCCTCGGCGACCCCCTGGATATAAAGGAAGTCCGCGAGGTCTATCTCCCCTTGTCCCGGCTCCTGCATTTGTATGTCGAGGCGGCAGGCCAGCTCCATGCCGCGACCACAACATTCCTGGGAGAGCAGACCCAGCGCACGCCGTTTGTGATCGGCGTCGCCGGCTCGGTCGCCGTGGGCAAATCGACAATCGCCCGGGTACTCCGCGAGATGCTCCGCCGGTGGCCCGGTACCCCCAACGTGGAGCTGATCACCACCGACGGTTTCCTGTACCCGCTGGCCGAACTCAAGCGGCGGCAGCTGCTGGAACGGAAGGGATTCCCCGAATCCTACGACCGCCGCGCCCTGCTCCGCTTTGTGAGCGAGATCAAGGGCGGGGCCGAAGAAGTCCGGGCACCCTGGTACTCCCATGTAACGTACGACATCGTCCCGGGCAAGGAAGTGGTGGTGCGCCGCCCCGATGTGCTGATCGTTGAGGGGCTGAACGTGCTGGCGCCGGCCAGGCCGCGCCAGGACGGCCGGCAGGGGCTGGCGCTGAGTGACTTCTTCGACTTTTCCATCTATGTTGACGCCAAAACCTCCTATATAGAGGAGTGGTACGTGGACCGCTTCCGCACCCTTAGGACCACGGCGTTCGCGCAGCCGGAATCCTACTTCCACCGCTATGCCACGCTCTCGGATGCCGAGGCGGAACAGACTGCCCGGGATATCTGGAAACGCATCAACGAACCAAACCTCGAAGAGAACGTGCTCCCCACCAGGGGCCGTGCACAGCTGGTCCTCACCAAGGACGCAGACCACTCCATCCGCCGTATGCTGCTCCGCAAGGTGTAG
- a CDS encoding M15 family metallopeptidase, with the protein MCHDGSAAAQPAPESAAGPGRRAFSRLLLAGSGLAVLSACAPEGIRPLPSVSATPPAATGGTVSATAAAGILPDSPAATEPTAAAPAPAPAVSTAAPPARHSLTDPASPWVIVNKHRPLSPADFAPAGLVQPRVRLATSGEAALLNSTTAAAAEEMFAAAAADGISITLASGYRSFATQIATYNKWVAAEGQAGADTASARPGYSEHQTGWSFDIGDGSGQDSFTPAFATQPAALWAKANAHRFGFVVRYPWMFHEQTGYYYEPWHLRYVGVEAAVDMNTRGVATLEEYFGLEAAPGYR; encoded by the coding sequence GTGTGCCATGACGGTTCGGCCGCGGCTCAGCCGGCACCGGAGTCAGCCGCCGGCCCCGGCAGGCGGGCTTTCAGCCGGCTCCTGCTGGCCGGCTCGGGCCTCGCGGTCCTCAGCGCCTGCGCTCCCGAAGGGATCCGGCCGCTGCCGTCCGTGTCGGCAACGCCGCCGGCAGCCACCGGGGGGACGGTTTCGGCGACGGCTGCGGCAGGGATTCTGCCGGACAGTCCCGCAGCCACCGAGCCAACAGCAGCAGCTCCGGCCCCGGCCCCCGCGGTGTCCACTGCGGCACCCCCGGCCCGGCACTCACTCACCGACCCGGCGAGCCCGTGGGTCATCGTGAACAAGCACCGGCCACTTTCCCCCGCCGACTTCGCTCCGGCAGGCCTCGTCCAGCCGCGCGTGCGCCTGGCCACCTCCGGCGAAGCGGCGCTACTGAACAGCACGACGGCGGCAGCAGCGGAAGAGATGTTTGCTGCGGCTGCGGCCGACGGCATCTCCATCACCCTGGCCAGCGGGTACCGCTCCTTCGCCACCCAGATCGCGACTTATAACAAGTGGGTGGCTGCGGAGGGGCAGGCCGGTGCGGATACCGCCTCCGCCCGGCCGGGCTATTCGGAACACCAGACGGGCTGGTCCTTCGACATCGGCGACGGCAGCGGGCAGGACAGCTTCACCCCCGCATTCGCCACGCAACCGGCAGCACTTTGGGCCAAGGCCAACGCCCATCGGTTTGGTTTTGTGGTGCGCTACCCGTGGATGTTCCACGAGCAAACCGGCTACTACTACGAACCCTGGCACCTGCGCTACGTGGGCGTGGAAGCGGCGGTCGATATGAACACCCGGGGCGTTGCGACTCTCGAGGAGTACTTCGGCCTCGAAGCGGCGCCGGGCTACCGGTAG
- the mscL gene encoding large conductance mechanosensitive channel protein MscL: MLTGFKNFILKGNVVDLAVAVVIGAAFGAVVTALVQSVLMPFIAGLVGSPNFDSFAVVTLNGNDIKFGVLLTAIVNFLLIAAAIYFVVVVPMNHMIERRNRRLGINADVKAEAAEDPQIALLTEIRDALQSGRAS, encoded by the coding sequence ATGCTAACCGGGTTCAAGAACTTTATTCTCAAGGGCAACGTCGTAGACCTTGCCGTCGCAGTCGTCATCGGCGCCGCTTTTGGCGCCGTGGTAACGGCACTAGTCCAGAGCGTGCTGATGCCGTTCATTGCAGGCCTGGTGGGTTCGCCCAACTTTGACAGTTTCGCCGTTGTTACCTTGAACGGAAATGACATCAAGTTCGGTGTGCTGCTGACCGCGATCGTCAACTTCCTCCTGATCGCGGCAGCTATCTACTTTGTTGTCGTCGTCCCCATGAACCACATGATCGAACGACGCAACCGCCGCCTCGGCATCAACGCCGACGTCAAGGCAGAAGCAGCCGAGGATCCCCAGATCGCCCTGCTCACCGAGATCCGCGACGCGCTCCAGAGCGGGCGCGCCAGCTAA
- the glmM gene encoding phosphoglucosamine mutase, whose translation MSRLFGTDGVRGLANGLLTAELAMQLAQAAAVVLGHDRNTSVTRPRAVVARDPRASGEFIAAAVEAGLSSSGIDVYDAGVLPTPAAAYLVADLDADFGVMISASHNPAPDNGIKFFARGGQKLPDAVEDAIEEQLGKEPFRPIGGDVGRIQRFSDAEDRYIVHLLGTLPHRLDGLKVVLDCAHGAASGCSPQVFKDAGADVVVIGAEPDGLNINDGVGSTHLGPLKQAVLEHGADLGIAHDGDADRCLAVDHEGGEVDGDEIMAILAVALKASGKLKDDVLVATVMSNLGLKIALREAGISLRETGVGDRYVLEGMREGGYNLGGEQSGHVIFADHATTGDGVLTGLQIAAQVALTGRPLKELAAVMTKLPQVLINVRGVDRTRVKGDGAVAEAVARAEAELGDTGRVLLRPSGTEAVVRVMVEAESQDTAQHVAERLAQVVRTELALELVAD comes from the coding sequence ATGTCTAGATTATTTGGAACAGATGGTGTCCGGGGTTTGGCGAACGGCCTGCTGACGGCCGAGCTGGCGATGCAGCTGGCCCAGGCCGCGGCAGTGGTGCTTGGCCACGACCGTAATACGAGCGTGACCCGGCCGCGTGCCGTGGTCGCCCGGGACCCCCGGGCCAGTGGTGAATTCATCGCAGCTGCCGTCGAAGCGGGGCTTTCCAGCTCCGGGATCGACGTGTACGACGCCGGTGTGCTGCCGACCCCGGCCGCGGCTTATCTGGTGGCGGATCTCGACGCAGACTTCGGTGTGATGATCTCCGCTTCGCACAATCCTGCCCCGGATAACGGCATCAAGTTTTTTGCCCGTGGCGGCCAGAAGCTCCCTGACGCCGTTGAAGACGCCATCGAGGAACAGCTCGGCAAAGAGCCATTCCGGCCGATCGGGGGCGATGTTGGCCGGATCCAGCGTTTCTCGGACGCCGAGGACCGTTACATCGTCCATCTGCTCGGCACCCTCCCACACCGCCTGGACGGTCTTAAGGTCGTTTTGGACTGTGCCCACGGTGCGGCGAGTGGCTGTTCCCCTCAGGTCTTCAAGGACGCCGGCGCTGACGTTGTTGTTATCGGCGCGGAACCGGACGGCCTGAACATCAACGACGGCGTTGGCTCCACCCATCTGGGACCGCTCAAGCAAGCAGTCCTGGAGCACGGTGCGGACCTCGGGATTGCGCATGACGGCGATGCGGACCGCTGCCTGGCCGTTGACCACGAAGGCGGTGAAGTGGACGGCGATGAGATTATGGCCATCCTCGCCGTTGCGTTGAAAGCCTCCGGCAAGCTCAAGGACGACGTCCTCGTCGCGACAGTGATGAGCAACCTCGGCCTCAAGATCGCGCTGCGCGAAGCCGGCATCAGCCTGCGCGAAACAGGAGTGGGCGACCGCTACGTCCTGGAAGGGATGCGCGAAGGCGGCTACAACCTTGGCGGCGAGCAGTCCGGCCACGTGATCTTCGCCGACCATGCCACCACCGGCGACGGCGTCCTCACCGGCTTGCAGATTGCCGCCCAGGTGGCACTGACCGGCCGTCCGTTGAAGGAACTGGCCGCGGTGATGACCAAACTTCCGCAGGTCCTGATCAACGTCAGGGGAGTGGACCGCACGCGGGTCAAGGGCGACGGCGCAGTGGCTGAAGCCGTTGCGCGGGCTGAGGCCGAGCTCGGAGACACCGGACGGGTCCTGCTGCGCCCCTCAGGCACCGAGGCTGTGGTCCGGGTGATGGTTGAGGCGGAGTCCCAGGACACGGCCCAGCACGTCGCGGAGCGCCTTGCCCAGGTGGTCCGGACCGAGCTGGCCTTGGAGCTCGTCGCCGACTGA
- the rpsI gene encoding 30S ribosomal protein S9, translating into MAQNEELTTEAVVAEENLTSYTSESGPAEAEAPKKERPALTVAGAAVGRRKEAVARVRIVPGTGKWIINGRELANYFPNKLHQQDVNEPFKILDLDGAYDVFARIHGGGISGQAGALRLGIARSLNEIDTENNRATLKKAGYLRRDARVIERKKAGLKKARKAQQYSKR; encoded by the coding sequence GTGGCTCAGAACGAAGAACTGACCACCGAGGCCGTTGTGGCTGAGGAAAACCTGACCAGCTACACCTCGGAAAGCGGTCCTGCAGAAGCAGAAGCGCCCAAGAAGGAACGCCCGGCCCTCACGGTTGCCGGTGCAGCAGTTGGCCGTCGCAAGGAAGCCGTCGCACGCGTTCGCATCGTGCCCGGCACCGGCAAGTGGATCATCAACGGCCGCGAACTGGCCAACTACTTCCCGAACAAGCTGCACCAGCAGGACGTCAACGAGCCCTTCAAGATCCTTGATCTTGATGGCGCCTATGACGTCTTCGCCCGTATCCACGGTGGCGGAATTTCCGGCCAGGCCGGTGCCCTGCGCCTCGGCATCGCCCGTTCACTGAACGAGATCGACACCGAGAACAACCGGGCCACCTTGAAGAAGGCCGGTTACCTGCGTCGTGACGCCCGCGTCATCGAGCGCAAGAAGGCCGGCCTCAAGAAGGCCCGTAAGGCTCAGCAGTACTCCAAGCGCTAA
- the rplM gene encoding 50S ribosomal protein L13 produces MRTYTPKPGDINRQWHVIDATDVVLGRLASQTAILLRGKHKATFASHMDMGDFVIIINAEKVALTGAKLEQKRAYRHSGYPGGLTSVTYAELLESNPVRAVEKAIKGMLPKNSLAAQQLGKLKVYKGAEHPHAAQQPKTYEITQVAQ; encoded by the coding sequence GTGCGTACGTACACCCCGAAGCCCGGCGATATCAACCGCCAGTGGCACGTCATTGACGCCACCGACGTTGTCCTTGGTCGTCTTGCCAGCCAGACCGCAATCCTGCTGCGCGGCAAGCACAAGGCCACCTTTGCGTCCCACATGGACATGGGCGATTTCGTCATCATCATCAACGCTGAAAAGGTTGCCCTCACCGGCGCCAAGCTGGAGCAGAAGCGCGCATACCGCCACTCCGGCTACCCGGGCGGCCTGACCTCGGTCACCTACGCGGAGCTGCTGGAATCCAACCCGGTTCGCGCCGTGGAGAAGGCCATCAAGGGCATGCTCCCGAAGAACTCCCTCGCTGCACAGCAGCTGGGCAAGCTGAAGGTCTACAAGGGTGCAGAGCACCCCCACGCAGCCCAGCAGCCCAAGACGTACGAAATCACCCAGGTCGCCCAGTAG
- a CDS encoding A24 family peptidase, giving the protein MSLSGIAASAGPLLVISAGLFGLFAAMLSELAIARSLPRLGVLPARWTRITTSALTGLFCVALALRFGAVWSLPAFLVLGVLAVQLARIDLTLRLLPNPLVGALLVSGLALFAVSSVATTDWFGFLRAVAGAAVLFVVFLSLALVSPHGIGMGDVKLAAPVGLYLGFLGWSQVLYGGALGFVIGGIVSLVAIRRQVPGRAAEVAFGPSLLAAALGVVLFTS; this is encoded by the coding sequence GTGTCCTTATCAGGTATTGCAGCCAGCGCCGGGCCGCTCCTCGTCATTTCCGCGGGACTGTTCGGCCTGTTCGCGGCGATGCTCTCCGAGCTGGCGATCGCTCGCTCGCTCCCCCGCCTTGGCGTATTGCCGGCCAGATGGACACGAATTACGACGTCGGCCCTGACTGGCCTATTTTGCGTCGCCCTGGCACTCCGGTTCGGTGCGGTCTGGTCGCTGCCAGCCTTTCTGGTGCTTGGCGTGCTCGCCGTCCAGCTGGCCCGCATCGACCTCACTCTCCGCCTGCTGCCAAATCCACTCGTGGGCGCCTTGCTCGTGTCCGGCTTGGCGCTCTTCGCTGTCAGTAGCGTGGCCACGACCGATTGGTTCGGGTTTCTTCGCGCAGTGGCCGGGGCGGCGGTCTTGTTCGTTGTATTCCTGAGCCTGGCGCTCGTGTCGCCGCATGGCATCGGAATGGGCGATGTGAAGCTCGCCGCTCCTGTGGGCCTCTACCTGGGTTTCCTGGGTTGGAGCCAGGTACTTTACGGCGGCGCCCTGGGCTTCGTCATCGGGGGGATTGTCTCCCTAGTCGCGATCCGGCGGCAGGTACCGGGCCGAGCGGCTGAGGTTGCTTTTGGGCCCTCTCTGCTCGCGGCGGCCCTGGGGGTTGTTTTGTTCACGTCGTAG
- a CDS encoding Flp family type IVb pilin — translation MFARLAANLHTLGFTLQSRLRNDEKGATAVEYGLLVALIAVVLIVGVTAFGKDLSAFFTGLSAKTTLK, via the coding sequence ATGTTCGCTCGTCTGGCAGCAAACCTGCACACCCTCGGTTTCACGCTCCAGTCCCGCCTTCGCAACGATGAAAAGGGCGCCACCGCGGTCGAATACGGCCTCCTGGTGGCCCTGATCGCCGTGGTCCTGATCGTCGGTGTCACCGCTTTCGGCAAAGACCTGAGCGCCTTCTTCACGGGCCTCAGCGCCAAGACCACGCTCAAGTAG
- a CDS encoding TadE family protein has translation MERSSSERGAAAVEFALIVPLLLLLLLGVIEFGRVFNAQLQLSAAARESVRVMAIQKLPGTAINTAIAAAPNLNPRLNAGNIQVTPASCAAATDVTVTITYSVDLLSGLFADSVPLTGRAVMRCGG, from the coding sequence ATGGAACGATCATCCTCAGAGCGCGGCGCCGCCGCAGTCGAGTTCGCCTTGATCGTTCCGTTGCTTCTTTTGCTTCTTCTGGGGGTTATCGAGTTTGGCCGGGTCTTCAACGCCCAGCTGCAGCTGAGCGCCGCCGCCCGGGAATCGGTACGGGTGATGGCCATCCAGAAGCTGCCCGGCACGGCGATCAACACGGCGATCGCTGCGGCGCCAAACCTCAATCCCCGGCTCAACGCCGGGAACATCCAGGTCACGCCGGCGTCCTGCGCCGCCGCCACGGATGTAACGGTCACCATCACCTACTCCGTGGATCTGTTGTCCGGCCTCTTCGCCGACTCTGTCCCGCTGACCGGACGGGCGGTGATGCGATGCGGCGGCTGA
- a CDS encoding pilus assembly protein TadG-related protein has protein sequence MRRLNRQLRNGEDGAVAVIMAIFMVVLLGMTAIVVDVGMIYAERFQLQNGADAAALAIAQDCAAGRCTNPDATATLLAGKNAHDGVSAATAVISGNSVTVRTSTATPDGGSAVRHWFAPVLGIKSTTVEAEAKASWGSPSKATVFPFTAPRCIFDSAPKDVELWITSTSTCTGAGGQTLPGAFGWLDADARNDCQTSVDVHQVIGGEPGKSGPKGCHIDGTTILLPVYASASGNGNNVSYVIDGFAALKVTAHSWPSEQRSEAGCNKCTGVKGKFITLVSLADLQSFGVEELDGKSLNAFFVALTL, from the coding sequence ATGCGGCGGCTGAACAGGCAGCTGAGGAACGGGGAAGACGGCGCCGTGGCCGTGATCATGGCAATTTTTATGGTGGTGTTGCTCGGCATGACCGCAATCGTGGTGGACGTCGGCATGATCTATGCGGAACGGTTCCAGCTACAGAACGGGGCCGACGCTGCGGCTCTGGCCATTGCTCAGGACTGCGCTGCGGGAAGATGCACCAATCCCGACGCCACGGCCACGCTGCTCGCCGGGAAGAACGCCCACGACGGGGTTTCCGCCGCCACGGCCGTCATTTCCGGGAACTCCGTGACGGTCCGGACCAGCACCGCCACCCCGGACGGCGGCAGCGCCGTCCGGCACTGGTTTGCCCCGGTCCTGGGCATCAAGTCCACCACGGTAGAGGCGGAGGCAAAGGCCTCGTGGGGCAGCCCGTCAAAAGCCACCGTTTTTCCGTTCACCGCCCCCCGTTGCATTTTCGATTCGGCACCCAAAGATGTTGAGCTTTGGATCACCAGTACCTCCACCTGCACCGGCGCAGGTGGCCAAACATTACCGGGCGCTTTTGGCTGGCTAGACGCAGACGCAAGGAATGACTGCCAGACTTCCGTCGACGTCCACCAGGTCATCGGCGGCGAGCCGGGCAAGAGCGGCCCCAAGGGATGCCACATTGATGGCACCACCATCCTCCTTCCGGTCTACGCCAGCGCCTCCGGCAACGGAAACAACGTGTCATACGTTATCGACGGTTTCGCCGCCCTCAAAGTGACCGCGCACAGCTGGCCGAGCGAGCAGCGATCGGAGGCTGGCTGCAATAAGTGCACGGGCGTCAAGGGCAAATTCATTACGCTGGTCTCCCTCGCGGATCTCCAGTCTTTCGGCGTTGAGGAGCTGGACGGAAAGTCCCTCAACGCCTTCTTCGTCGCGTTAACCCTGTAG
- a CDS encoding Flp pilus assembly protein CpaB codes for MNSRVLASVAAVVLAVVGSILLVSYTNGAEQRAFAGVQTSEVLIVSAAVPAGTPSATVLQSATRQAVPAKTLAADAVSDPAAISGLVTTVDLVPGEQLLRTRFRDPATTTDPGTATVPAGMQEVSILLAPQRAVGGLLKAGDTVGIFISLGAGITKPPAEVTHLTLHKVLVTAVQGATAPVTEKSSSEASPGAASENLLVTLALTSANAEKVVYGQEFGTIWLSGEPSTAGEDGTRELSREGIYK; via the coding sequence GTGAACAGCAGAGTCCTGGCATCGGTAGCAGCCGTCGTGCTGGCAGTGGTCGGGAGCATCCTGCTGGTCTCCTACACCAACGGCGCAGAGCAGCGAGCTTTCGCTGGAGTCCAGACCTCCGAGGTGCTCATAGTCAGCGCGGCGGTGCCCGCCGGAACCCCTTCAGCCACGGTGCTGCAGAGCGCCACGCGGCAAGCTGTGCCCGCAAAGACTCTTGCGGCTGACGCCGTGTCCGATCCTGCAGCCATCAGCGGACTCGTCACAACCGTGGACCTGGTGCCCGGTGAACAGCTCCTGCGCACCCGATTCCGGGATCCGGCCACCACGACGGACCCGGGGACTGCCACTGTGCCGGCCGGGATGCAGGAGGTGTCGATCCTCCTGGCGCCGCAGCGCGCGGTGGGCGGACTGCTCAAGGCCGGGGACACCGTGGGGATCTTCATCTCCCTCGGTGCTGGCATAACCAAACCGCCGGCGGAAGTCACGCATCTGACGCTGCACAAAGTCCTAGTCACTGCCGTCCAGGGAGCAACCGCCCCTGTCACGGAAAAATCGAGCTCCGAAGCCAGCCCGGGGGCCGCATCCGAGAACTTGCTGGTGACCCTGGCACTGACCTCGGCAAACGCGGAGAAAGTTGTCTATGGACAGGAGTTCGGCACCATCTGGCTCTCCGGCGAACCCTCAACCGCCGGGGAAGACGGCACCCGCGAACTGAGCCGCGAGGGGATCTACAAGTGA